The Nocardia vinacea genome contains the following window.
CCGATGACCGCGTAGATGTGGCCGGCCACGGCCTCGCCGACCGGGTTCTCCTTGTTGGAGTGCATCTGGAACAGCTTGCCCAGCCGCTCCTTCTTGCCCTTGGTCGAGTTGATGACCTGGGCACCGGAGTCGACCTTGCCCGAGTACACGCGCACGTAGGTCAGCTTGCCGAAGAAGGGGTGCACGGCGATCTTGAAGGCGAGACCGGAGAACGGCTCAGCGGTGCTGGCGTCGCGGTGGATGATCTCGTCTTCCTTGCCCGGCACGTGACCGTCGGTGCCACCGTCGTCCAGCGGCGTCGGCAGGTAGTCGATCACGGCGTCGAGCATGGGCTGCACGCCCTTGTTCTTGAACGCCGAACCACACAGGATCGGGTACAGCTCGGAGTTGACCGTCAGCTTGCGGATGGCGCCCTTGATCTCATCGATCGTGAGCTCTTCGCCACCGAAGAACTTCTCCAGCAGCGCCTCGTCGGATTCGGCGACAGTCTCCAGGAGCTCCTGGCGGTACTGCTCGGCCTTGTCCTTGAGGTCGGCCGGGATCTCTTCGATCTCGTACTTCTCGCCGAGCTTGGTCTCGCCCTTCCAGACCTTGGCGTTCATCTCGACCAGGTCGACGATGCCCTCGAAGGTGTCCTCAGCGCCGATCGGCAGCTGGATGACCAACGGCTTGGCACCGAGACGGTCCTTGATGGTCTGCACGGTGAAGTAGAAGTCCGCACCGAGCTTGTCCATCTTGTTGACGAAGCAGATCCGCGGCACGTCGTACTTATCGGCCTGACGCCACACCTGCTCGGACTGCGGCTCGACGCCCTCCTTGCCGTCGAACACCGCAACGGCGCCGTCGAGCACGCGCAGCGACCGCTCCACCTCGACGGTGAAGTCGACGTGCCCGGGGGTGTCGATGATGTTGATCTGGTTGTCGTTCCAGAAGCATGTGGTAGCCGCGGAGGTGATGGTGATACCACGCTCCTGCTCCTGCTCCATCCAGTCCATGGTGGCGGCGCCATCGTGGACTTCACCGATCTTGTAGGTGATGCCGGTGTAGAAGAGGATGCGTTCGGTTGTGGTCGTCTTGCCCGCATCAATGTGGGCCATGATGCCGATGTTGCGGACCTTGTTCAGGTCGGTGAGCACGTCCTGTGCCACGGAAATCTTCCCCGCTCGTAGCTAGTTGGGATTTTCGGGGACGACCCTGTGGTCGTCTCTATGTCAACGCCGGAAGCGGCAGGTTAGTGCCGCTTTCCGACTGTGCCTCCCGACCCGGAAACGACGGGCCGGGCAGACGTCACCAGCGGTAGTGCGCGAAGGCCCGGTTGGACTCGGCCATCTTGTGGGTGTCCTCACGGCGCTTCACCGAAGCACCCAGACCGTTGCTGGCATCGAGGAGCTCATTGGCCAGACGCTCGACCATGGTCTTCTCGCGGCGAGCGCGGGAGTAGTTGACCAGCCAGCGCAGGGCCAGCGTGTTGGAGCGGCCCGGACGGACCTCGACGGGCACCTGGTAGGTGGCGCCACCGACGCGGCGGGGCTTCACCTCGAGGGCAGGCTTGACGTTGTCCAGCGCGCGCTTGAGGGTGACGACCGGATCGGTGCCGGTCTTCTCGCGCGCCTGCTCCAGCGCGCCGTAGACGATGCGCTCGGCCGTGGACTTCTTGCCGTCCAGCAGGATCTTGTTGACCAGCTGAGTGACCAGCGGCGACCCGTAGACCGGGTCGTTGATCAGCGGACGCTTGGGTGCGGGGCCCTTGCGTGGCATATCAGCTCTTCTCCTTCTTGGCGCCGTAACGGCTGCGGGCCTGCTTGCGGTTCTTCACACCCTGCGTGTCGAGCGAGCCACGGATGATCTTGTAGCGGACACCCGGAAGGTCCTTCACACGACCGCCACGAACGAGCACCATCGAGTGCTCCTGCAGGTTGTGGCCCTCGCCCGGGATGTAGGCCGTGACCTCGACCGCGCTGGTCAGGCGAACACGCGCGACCTTACGCAGCGCGGAGTTCGGCTTCTTCGGGGTGGTGGTGTACACGCGGGTGCACACGCCACGACGCTGCGGGCTCCCCTTGAGGGCCG
Protein-coding sequences here:
- the rpsL gene encoding 30S ribosomal protein S12; this translates as MPTINQLVRKGRRDKVSKTKTAALKGSPQRRGVCTRVYTTTPKKPNSALRKVARVRLTSAVEVTAYIPGEGHNLQEHSMVLVRGGRVKDLPGVRYKIIRGSLDTQGVKNRKQARSRYGAKKEKS
- the rpsG gene encoding 30S ribosomal protein S7, which codes for MPRKGPAPKRPLINDPVYGSPLVTQLVNKILLDGKKSTAERIVYGALEQAREKTGTDPVVTLKRALDNVKPALEVKPRRVGGATYQVPVEVRPGRSNTLALRWLVNYSRARREKTMVERLANELLDASNGLGASVKRREDTHKMAESNRAFAHYRW
- the fusA gene encoding elongation factor G — protein: MAQDVLTDLNKVRNIGIMAHIDAGKTTTTERILFYTGITYKIGEVHDGAATMDWMEQEQERGITITSAATTCFWNDNQINIIDTPGHVDFTVEVERSLRVLDGAVAVFDGKEGVEPQSEQVWRQADKYDVPRICFVNKMDKLGADFYFTVQTIKDRLGAKPLVIQLPIGAEDTFEGIVDLVEMNAKVWKGETKLGEKYEIEEIPADLKDKAEQYRQELLETVAESDEALLEKFFGGEELTIDEIKGAIRKLTVNSELYPILCGSAFKNKGVQPMLDAVIDYLPTPLDDGGTDGHVPGKEDEIIHRDASTAEPFSGLAFKIAVHPFFGKLTYVRVYSGKVDSGAQVINSTKGKKERLGKLFQMHSNKENPVGEAVAGHIYAVIGLKDTTTGDTLCDPQNQIVLESMTFPDPVIQVSIEPKTKSDQEKLGTAIQRLSEEDPTFSVKLDQETGQTVIGGMGELHLDILVDRMRREFKVEANVGKPQVAYRETITKKVEKLEFTHKKQTGGSGQFAKVIIALEPFVGEDGATYEFENKVSGGRVPREYIPSVDAGAQDAMQYGVLAGYPLVNLKVTLLDGAYHDVDSSEMAFKIAGSQALKEAARKAGPVILEPLMAVEVITPEDYMGDVIGDLNSRRGQIQAMEERSGARVVKALVPLSEMFGYIGDLRSKTQGRANYSMVFDSYAEVPANVSKEIIAKATGE